One Leptolyngbya sp. 'hensonii' genomic region harbors:
- the priA gene encoding primosomal protein N' codes for MAEPAGDEQPTIGGTPWIEVLVDCPGAQGLFTYRLPLDLVVQPGDILTVPFGAQQVGAIAIRFVIAPPPDLQPEQLREVTDVVAPAFFPPHYWHLLHQVATYYHTPLIQVIRVALPPGLLRRSQRRIRLLPVSAPVSCSPAAQHLLALLQAGKTGDYTWQYLRRQVRGADRALRELLHQGLVESYLEPPTPMRPKLQQAVTLTDGIPVDLTPRQQEILDVLRRRGGDLWLTDLIQICHTSTGTLKTLALKGCVVIQNREVLRGETGQILERDQPKALTPAQTLAVQALTHLSDPREVLLHGVTGSGKTEVYLQVIAPLLQAGKSALVLVPEIGLTPQLTDRFRARFGSQVWVYHSALSDGERYDTWRQMLQGPPRVVIGTRSAIFLPLANLGLIILDEEHDNSFKQDQPMPCYHARTVARWRSQLDNCPLVLGSATPSLESWVVSGHGDMDHQPETDTRSLYLTLPHRIHDRPLPPIEVVDMRQELAQGNRSVFSRSLQSALQEMYEQQQQGILFIHRRGHSTFVSCRTCGYVLNCPHCDVSLAYHHTHEGAVQLLRCHYCNHTQLHPPQCPSCQSSYLKFFGSGTQRVVQELAQYFPALRCLRFDSDTTRTKGAHRLLIEQFIAGEADLLVGTQMLTKGLDLPQVTLVGVVAADGLLHLPDYQAGERTFQTLTQVAGRAGRGVEPGRVILQTYTPEHPVIQAVQTYAYQAFIASELAQRSALRYPPCGQLVHLRFSSADEDAVQQSAHQVAEALTIILPKTVELLGPAPAIVARIARRHRWQILLKLPLDRTVELPELDNLRALCAASVSLTIDVDPLQMT; via the coding sequence ATGGCTGAGCCTGCTGGCGATGAGCAACCCACCATTGGGGGCACCCCCTGGATTGAAGTTCTGGTGGATTGTCCGGGAGCCCAGGGACTGTTCACTTACCGTCTACCTTTGGATCTGGTCGTCCAACCGGGGGATATCCTAACCGTTCCTTTTGGTGCCCAACAGGTGGGGGCGATCGCAATCCGGTTTGTCATTGCCCCCCCTCCTGATCTCCAGCCCGAACAATTGCGGGAGGTGACTGATGTGGTGGCCCCGGCATTCTTCCCGCCCCATTACTGGCACCTGTTGCACCAGGTGGCAACTTACTATCACACCCCCCTGATCCAGGTGATCCGGGTGGCCCTGCCGCCGGGATTGTTGCGGCGATCGCAGCGGCGAATTCGCCTGCTGCCGGTCTCTGCTCCCGTGAGTTGTTCTCCTGCCGCCCAGCACCTGCTGGCCCTGCTGCAGGCGGGTAAAACCGGAGACTATACCTGGCAATACCTGCGACGGCAGGTCCGGGGAGCCGATCGGGCTTTGCGCGAATTGTTACACCAGGGGCTGGTAGAAAGTTACCTGGAACCACCCACCCCGATGCGGCCTAAACTCCAGCAGGCGGTCACCTTGACGGACGGAATCCCGGTAGACCTGACGCCCCGTCAACAGGAGATCCTGGATGTGTTGCGCCGTCGGGGTGGCGATCTATGGCTGACGGACCTAATTCAGATCTGCCACACCAGTACGGGCACCCTAAAAACCCTGGCGCTAAAAGGCTGTGTGGTGATTCAGAATCGGGAAGTGCTGCGGGGAGAAACGGGCCAGATCCTGGAGCGGGATCAGCCCAAGGCCCTCACTCCAGCTCAGACCCTGGCGGTGCAGGCCCTGACGCACCTGAGCGACCCTAGGGAGGTGTTGCTCCATGGGGTCACGGGTTCCGGCAAGACCGAGGTCTACCTGCAGGTAATCGCACCCTTACTGCAGGCCGGAAAATCGGCACTGGTTCTGGTGCCTGAAATTGGCCTTACCCCCCAGTTAACCGATCGGTTTCGAGCCCGCTTCGGCAGCCAGGTCTGGGTCTACCACAGTGCCCTCTCCGATGGGGAACGGTACGACACTTGGCGACAGATGCTGCAAGGCCCTCCCCGAGTCGTGATCGGCACCCGATCGGCCATCTTTTTGCCCCTGGCTAACTTGGGCCTGATTATCCTGGATGAGGAGCATGACAACAGCTTTAAACAGGACCAGCCCATGCCCTGCTACCATGCCCGTACCGTGGCCCGCTGGCGATCGCAACTGGATAACTGTCCCCTGGTCTTGGGTTCAGCCACCCCATCCCTGGAGAGCTGGGTGGTCAGCGGCCATGGGGACATGGATCACCAACCTGAAACAGATACGCGCTCCCTCTACCTGACCCTGCCCCACCGGATTCACGATCGGCCCCTACCGCCGATTGAGGTGGTGGATATGCGACAGGAATTGGCTCAGGGCAATCGATCGGTCTTCAGTCGATCGCTCCAGTCGGCCCTCCAGGAGATGTACGAACAGCAACAACAGGGCATCCTCTTCATTCATCGCCGAGGGCATAGCACCTTTGTCTCCTGCCGTACCTGTGGCTATGTCCTCAACTGTCCTCACTGTGATGTTTCTCTGGCTTATCATCACACCCATGAGGGGGCTGTGCAGTTGCTACGCTGCCACTACTGTAACCATACCCAGCTCCATCCACCCCAATGCCCGAGTTGCCAGTCTTCCTACCTCAAGTTCTTCGGCAGTGGCACTCAGCGGGTTGTGCAGGAGCTGGCCCAATATTTCCCTGCGCTGCGCTGCCTGCGCTTTGATAGCGATACCACCCGCACTAAGGGGGCGCATCGCCTTTTAATCGAACAATTTATTGCTGGGGAAGCCGATCTGCTGGTGGGCACCCAGATGTTGACGAAGGGCCTGGACTTGCCCCAGGTCACCCTGGTGGGGGTGGTTGCTGCGGATGGGCTCCTGCACCTGCCCGACTATCAGGCTGGGGAACGAACGTTCCAGACCCTGACCCAGGTTGCGGGTCGGGCAGGTCGGGGAGTAGAGCCCGGTCGGGTGATCCTGCAGACTTATACCCCAGAGCATCCCGTCATTCAGGCTGTTCAGACCTATGCCTATCAGGCCTTTATTGCCTCAGAGCTGGCGCAGCGATCGGCGCTCCGTTATCCGCCCTGTGGTCAGCTTGTCCATCTACGCTTTAGCAGTGCAGACGAGGATGCCGTTCAACAGTCCGCTCATCAGGTGGCTGAGGCTTTGACCATTATTCTTCCGAAGACCGTAGAACTGCTGGGTCCAGCGCCCGCGATCGTCGCTCGCATTGCCCGCCGCCACCGTTGGCAAATCCTGCTGAAGTTGCCCCTGGACCGGACTGTGGAATTGCCTGAACTGGACAACCTGCGGGCTCTCTGTGCAGCTTCCGTCAGCCTGACAATTGATGTTGATCCCCTGCAGATGACCTGA